A genomic region of Gossypium hirsutum isolate 1008001.06 chromosome D01, Gossypium_hirsutum_v2.1, whole genome shotgun sequence contains the following coding sequences:
- the LOC107940632 gene encoding pathogenesis-related thaumatin-like protein 3.5 isoform X1 yields MLKFAYPPNFILFMAQITFLAAVCALLLSHSFISGVQGTSFTIVNKCNYVVWPGVLSNAGVSTISTTGFTLRRGESKTISAPASWGGRFWGRTHCSLDSAGKFSCLTGDCASGKLECSGNGAAPPATLAEFTLDGAGGLDFFDVSLVDGYNVPMLVVPQGGTGQNCTYTGCVVDLNDSCPSELKVMKREGGDGVACKSACEAFRQPQYCCSGAYGTPDTCKASSYSEVFKRACPRAYSYAYDDKSSTFTCAKADYTITFCPSPNTSQKSSSEGQNTETPSTTTLINGTMVYEGALDESAASPSIFPHVFGSHAIAVTFTITIAISCSCQRLF; encoded by the exons ATGTTGAAATTTGCCTATCCCCCCAACTTCATCCTCTTCATGGCTCAAATTACATTTCTTGCTGCTGTTTGTGCTCTTCTTCTATCACATTCCTTTATATCAG GAGTGCAAGGAACAAGCTTTACCATAGTAAACAAATGCAATTACGTGGTATGGCCTGGAGTTCTCTCAAACGCGGGCGTTTCCACAATTTCCACCACAGGTTTCACTCTCCGAAGAGGTGAATCCAAAACCATTAGCGCCCCGGCATCATGGGGAGGTCGTTTTTGGGGAAGGACCCATTGCTCCCTAGATTCCGCCGGTAAATTCTCATGTTTGACGGGCGATTGTGCTTCCGGGAAGCTAGAATGTTCAGGGAACGGCGCTGCTCCGCCTGCCACTTTGGCTGAATTTACCTTGGACGGTGCCGGGGGTCTTGATTTTTTCGATGTGAGTTTGGTTGACGGTTACAACGTCCCTATGCTGGTGGTTCCCCAGGGCGGCACAGGGCAAAACTGTACCTACACTGGCTGCGTGGTGGATCTAAATGACTCGTGTCCTTCAGAGCTGAAGGTGATGAAGAGAGAGGGCGGAGATGGGGTGGCATGCAAGAGTGCTTGCGAGGCCTTCCGCCAGCCTCAGTACTGTTGCAGCGGTGCGTATGGGACACCGGACACTTGCAAGGCGTCATCGTACTCGGAGGTGTTTAAGAGAGCTTGCCCACGCGCCTACAGCTATGCGTATGATGATAAAAGCAGCACATTTACATGTGCCAAAGCTGATTACACCATTACTTTCTGCCCTTCGCCGAACACCAG CCAGAAATCATCATCAGAAGGGCAGAACACGGAAACACCATCAACAACGACTCTAATCAACGGCACAATGGTATACGAAGGTGCATTGGACGAAAGTGCAGCATCACCCTCCATTTTCCCCCACGTGTTCGGATCACACGCAATTGCTGTAACCTTCACCATCACAATCGCCATTTCTTGCTCATGCCAACGACTCTTTTAA
- the LOC107940632 gene encoding pathogenesis-related thaumatin-like protein 3.5 isoform X2 has translation MLKFAYPPNFILFMAQITFLAAVCALLLSHSFISGVQGTSFTIVNKCNYVVWPGVLSNAGVSTISTTGFTLRRGESKTISAPASWGGRFWGRTHCSLDSAGKFSCLTGDCASGKLECSGNGAAPPATLAEFTLDGAGGLDFFDVSLVDGYNVPMLVVPQGGTGQNCTYTGCVVDLNDSCPSELKVMKREGGDGVACKSACEAFRQPQYCCSGAYGTPDTCKASSYSEVFKRACPRAYSYAYDDKSSTFTCAKADYTITFCPSPNTSFVSQVKVGGKMLRCINFGWGFFNG, from the exons ATGTTGAAATTTGCCTATCCCCCCAACTTCATCCTCTTCATGGCTCAAATTACATTTCTTGCTGCTGTTTGTGCTCTTCTTCTATCACATTCCTTTATATCAG GAGTGCAAGGAACAAGCTTTACCATAGTAAACAAATGCAATTACGTGGTATGGCCTGGAGTTCTCTCAAACGCGGGCGTTTCCACAATTTCCACCACAGGTTTCACTCTCCGAAGAGGTGAATCCAAAACCATTAGCGCCCCGGCATCATGGGGAGGTCGTTTTTGGGGAAGGACCCATTGCTCCCTAGATTCCGCCGGTAAATTCTCATGTTTGACGGGCGATTGTGCTTCCGGGAAGCTAGAATGTTCAGGGAACGGCGCTGCTCCGCCTGCCACTTTGGCTGAATTTACCTTGGACGGTGCCGGGGGTCTTGATTTTTTCGATGTGAGTTTGGTTGACGGTTACAACGTCCCTATGCTGGTGGTTCCCCAGGGCGGCACAGGGCAAAACTGTACCTACACTGGCTGCGTGGTGGATCTAAATGACTCGTGTCCTTCAGAGCTGAAGGTGATGAAGAGAGAGGGCGGAGATGGGGTGGCATGCAAGAGTGCTTGCGAGGCCTTCCGCCAGCCTCAGTACTGTTGCAGCGGTGCGTATGGGACACCGGACACTTGCAAGGCGTCATCGTACTCGGAGGTGTTTAAGAGAGCTTGCCCACGCGCCTACAGCTATGCGTATGATGATAAAAGCAGCACATTTACATGTGCCAAAGCTGATTACACCATTACTTTCTGCCCTTCGCCGAACACCAG TTTCGTGTCTCAAGTGAAGGTCGGGGGAAAGATGTTACGTTGCATTAATTTTGGGTGGGGGTTTTTTAACGGTTAG
- the LOC107940633 gene encoding UPF0307 protein ECA0281 isoform X4, translating to MARLIRSLRQWPPLQLQQQYHCCSRILTVSTKTPVHCFSFATSTSSRRNARLRPRGTRLPNAPSTSDLRENEISDDSESDVKKSRNQKKREARRAVRWGMDLASFSTPQIKLILRASSLEQDVFDALMLVKRLGPDVREGKRRQFNYIGKLLREVEPELMEVLIQATKVGDQKTLQALAGSETQIIEEEDEEEEDDDDDQFEYSSQEFVNTANRWFDGLISKDIEITNEVFSVSSVDFDRQELRKLVRRVQTSQEQSQNVSEEEKAKIEAAVRSARKSLTRFLRTLAKQLTTEESFD from the exons ATGGCACGGTTGATACGGTCTCTAAGGCAATGGCCGCCATTGCAGCTGCAGCAGCAGTACCACTGCTGCTCTCGGATACTAACAGTATCAACTAAAACTCCTGTCCATTGTTTCTCTTTCGCCACTTCAACTTCCTCCCGTCGGAACGCTCGTCTCCGCCCGCGCGGAACCAGATTACCCAATGCCCCATCTACATCTGATCTCAGAGAAAACGAAATCAGCGACGACTCGGAATCCGATGTTAAGAAGAGCCGCAACCAGAAGAAGCGCGAGGCCCGTCGCGCCGTCCGTTGGGGCATGGACCTCGCTTCCTTCTCAACccctcaaatcaaacttatcctCAG AGCCTCTTCTCTCGAACAAGATGTTTTCGATGCTTTAATGCTAGTTAAG AGACTAGGGCCTGATGTTCGAGAGGGAAAGCGAAGGCAGTTCAATTATATTG GGAAACTGCTGAGAGAAGTAGAGCCTGAATTGATGGAAGTCTTGATCCAGGCTACAAAAGTAGGTGACCAGAAAACATTGCAGGCTTTAGCTGGTTCAGAGACACAAATcattgaagaagaagatgaagaagaagaagatgatgatgacgATCAATTTGAATATAGT TCACAGGAGTTTGTTAACACTGCAAATAGATGGTTTGATGGGTTGATCAGCAAGGACATTGAAATTACTAATGAAGTATTTTCAGTTAGCAGTGTCGATTTTGACCGTCAG GAATTGCGTAAACTTGTTCGAAGAGTGCAAACGAGTCAAGAACAAAGCCAAAATGTTAGTGAAGAAGAGAAGGCAAAAATAGAAGCAGCAGTAAGGAGTGCCAGAAAGTCCCTCACCCGTTTTCTTCGTACTCTCGCCAAGCAATTGACTACAGAAGAGAGTTTTGATTAA
- the LOC107940633 gene encoding uncharacterized protein isoform X2, with amino-acid sequence MARLIRSLRQWPPLQLQQQYHCCSRILTVSTKTPVHCFSFATSTSSRRNARLRPRGTRLPNAPSTSDLRENEISDDSESDVKKSRNQKKREARRAVRWGMDLASFSTPQIKLILRASSLEQDVFDALMLVKVFVFLLQRLGPDVREGKRRQFNYIGKLLREVEPELMEVLIQATKVGDQKTLQALAGSETQIIEEEDEEEEDDDDDQFEYSSQEFVNTANRWFDGLISKDIEITNEVFSVSSVDFDRQELRKLVRRVQTSQEQSQNVSEEEKAKIEAAVRSARKSLTRFLRTLAKQLTTEESFD; translated from the exons ATGGCACGGTTGATACGGTCTCTAAGGCAATGGCCGCCATTGCAGCTGCAGCAGCAGTACCACTGCTGCTCTCGGATACTAACAGTATCAACTAAAACTCCTGTCCATTGTTTCTCTTTCGCCACTTCAACTTCCTCCCGTCGGAACGCTCGTCTCCGCCCGCGCGGAACCAGATTACCCAATGCCCCATCTACATCTGATCTCAGAGAAAACGAAATCAGCGACGACTCGGAATCCGATGTTAAGAAGAGCCGCAACCAGAAGAAGCGCGAGGCCCGTCGCGCCGTCCGTTGGGGCATGGACCTCGCTTCCTTCTCAACccctcaaatcaaacttatcctCAG AGCCTCTTCTCTCGAACAAGATGTTTTCGATGCTTTAATGCTAGTTAAG GTGTTCGTGTTTTTGTTGCAGAGACTAGGGCCTGATGTTCGAGAGGGAAAGCGAAGGCAGTTCAATTATATTG GGAAACTGCTGAGAGAAGTAGAGCCTGAATTGATGGAAGTCTTGATCCAGGCTACAAAAGTAGGTGACCAGAAAACATTGCAGGCTTTAGCTGGTTCAGAGACACAAATcattgaagaagaagatgaagaagaagaagatgatgatgacgATCAATTTGAATATAGT TCACAGGAGTTTGTTAACACTGCAAATAGATGGTTTGATGGGTTGATCAGCAAGGACATTGAAATTACTAATGAAGTATTTTCAGTTAGCAGTGTCGATTTTGACCGTCAG GAATTGCGTAAACTTGTTCGAAGAGTGCAAACGAGTCAAGAACAAAGCCAAAATGTTAGTGAAGAAGAGAAGGCAAAAATAGAAGCAGCAGTAAGGAGTGCCAGAAAGTCCCTCACCCGTTTTCTTCGTACTCTCGCCAAGCAATTGACTACAGAAGAGAGTTTTGATTAA
- the LOC107940633 gene encoding uncharacterized protein isoform X1: MARLIRSLRQWPPLQLQQQYHCCSRILTVSTKTPVHCFSFATSTSSRRNARLRPRGTRLPNAPSTSDLRENEISDDSESDVKKSRNQKKREARRAVRWGMDLASFSTPQIKLILRASSLEQDVFDALMLVKVFVFLLQRLGPDVREGKRRQFNYIGKLLREVEPELMEVLIQATKVGDQKTLQALAGSETQIIEEEDEEEEDDDDDQFEYSQSQEFVNTANRWFDGLISKDIEITNEVFSVSSVDFDRQELRKLVRRVQTSQEQSQNVSEEEKAKIEAAVRSARKSLTRFLRTLAKQLTTEESFD, encoded by the exons ATGGCACGGTTGATACGGTCTCTAAGGCAATGGCCGCCATTGCAGCTGCAGCAGCAGTACCACTGCTGCTCTCGGATACTAACAGTATCAACTAAAACTCCTGTCCATTGTTTCTCTTTCGCCACTTCAACTTCCTCCCGTCGGAACGCTCGTCTCCGCCCGCGCGGAACCAGATTACCCAATGCCCCATCTACATCTGATCTCAGAGAAAACGAAATCAGCGACGACTCGGAATCCGATGTTAAGAAGAGCCGCAACCAGAAGAAGCGCGAGGCCCGTCGCGCCGTCCGTTGGGGCATGGACCTCGCTTCCTTCTCAACccctcaaatcaaacttatcctCAG AGCCTCTTCTCTCGAACAAGATGTTTTCGATGCTTTAATGCTAGTTAAG GTGTTCGTGTTTTTGTTGCAGAGACTAGGGCCTGATGTTCGAGAGGGAAAGCGAAGGCAGTTCAATTATATTG GGAAACTGCTGAGAGAAGTAGAGCCTGAATTGATGGAAGTCTTGATCCAGGCTACAAAAGTAGGTGACCAGAAAACATTGCAGGCTTTAGCTGGTTCAGAGACACAAATcattgaagaagaagatgaagaagaagaagatgatgatgacgATCAATTTGAATATAGT CAGTCACAGGAGTTTGTTAACACTGCAAATAGATGGTTTGATGGGTTGATCAGCAAGGACATTGAAATTACTAATGAAGTATTTTCAGTTAGCAGTGTCGATTTTGACCGTCAG GAATTGCGTAAACTTGTTCGAAGAGTGCAAACGAGTCAAGAACAAAGCCAAAATGTTAGTGAAGAAGAGAAGGCAAAAATAGAAGCAGCAGTAAGGAGTGCCAGAAAGTCCCTCACCCGTTTTCTTCGTACTCTCGCCAAGCAATTGACTACAGAAGAGAGTTTTGATTAA
- the LOC107940633 gene encoding UPF0307 protein ECA0281 isoform X3, whose translation MARLIRSLRQWPPLQLQQQYHCCSRILTVSTKTPVHCFSFATSTSSRRNARLRPRGTRLPNAPSTSDLRENEISDDSESDVKKSRNQKKREARRAVRWGMDLASFSTPQIKLILRASSLEQDVFDALMLVKRLGPDVREGKRRQFNYIGKLLREVEPELMEVLIQATKVGDQKTLQALAGSETQIIEEEDEEEEDDDDDQFEYSQSQEFVNTANRWFDGLISKDIEITNEVFSVSSVDFDRQELRKLVRRVQTSQEQSQNVSEEEKAKIEAAVRSARKSLTRFLRTLAKQLTTEESFD comes from the exons ATGGCACGGTTGATACGGTCTCTAAGGCAATGGCCGCCATTGCAGCTGCAGCAGCAGTACCACTGCTGCTCTCGGATACTAACAGTATCAACTAAAACTCCTGTCCATTGTTTCTCTTTCGCCACTTCAACTTCCTCCCGTCGGAACGCTCGTCTCCGCCCGCGCGGAACCAGATTACCCAATGCCCCATCTACATCTGATCTCAGAGAAAACGAAATCAGCGACGACTCGGAATCCGATGTTAAGAAGAGCCGCAACCAGAAGAAGCGCGAGGCCCGTCGCGCCGTCCGTTGGGGCATGGACCTCGCTTCCTTCTCAACccctcaaatcaaacttatcctCAG AGCCTCTTCTCTCGAACAAGATGTTTTCGATGCTTTAATGCTAGTTAAG AGACTAGGGCCTGATGTTCGAGAGGGAAAGCGAAGGCAGTTCAATTATATTG GGAAACTGCTGAGAGAAGTAGAGCCTGAATTGATGGAAGTCTTGATCCAGGCTACAAAAGTAGGTGACCAGAAAACATTGCAGGCTTTAGCTGGTTCAGAGACACAAATcattgaagaagaagatgaagaagaagaagatgatgatgacgATCAATTTGAATATAGT CAGTCACAGGAGTTTGTTAACACTGCAAATAGATGGTTTGATGGGTTGATCAGCAAGGACATTGAAATTACTAATGAAGTATTTTCAGTTAGCAGTGTCGATTTTGACCGTCAG GAATTGCGTAAACTTGTTCGAAGAGTGCAAACGAGTCAAGAACAAAGCCAAAATGTTAGTGAAGAAGAGAAGGCAAAAATAGAAGCAGCAGTAAGGAGTGCCAGAAAGTCCCTCACCCGTTTTCTTCGTACTCTCGCCAAGCAATTGACTACAGAAGAGAGTTTTGATTAA